Proteins encoded together in one Cicer arietinum cultivar CDC Frontier isolate Library 1 chromosome 4, Cicar.CDCFrontier_v2.0, whole genome shotgun sequence window:
- the LOC101514270 gene encoding peroxidase 45-like, with amino-acid sequence MSSHTFLVNLFLLQLIASTCHAAKLSIDYYKNTCPNVESIVHNAVEMKLQQTFVTAPATLRLFFHDCFVQGCDASVMLASRNSTSEKDNPINLSLAGDGFDTVIKAKAAVDSVPGCQNKVSCADILALATRDVIALTGGPSYEVELGRLDGRISTKASVTNHLPHPEYKLAKLTKMFASHGLTLTDLIALSGAHTIGFSHCSQFSKRIYNFRSGKIIDPSLNPSYAKQLQQVCPKDVDPRLAIDLDPTTPRTFDNQYYKNLQKGIGLLSSDQSLFTHKSSKSLVNLFASNNTAFEKSFVIAITKLGRIGVKTASQGEIRHNCAMIN; translated from the exons atgagTTCTCACACCTTCCTTGTTAACCTCTTTCTTTTGCAACTCATAGCTAGTACTTGTCATGCAGCAAAACTTAGTATTGACTATTACAAAAACACATGTCCAAATGTTGAATCAATAGTCCACAATGCAGTTGAGATGAAACTTCAACAAACATTTGTTACAGCACCTGCTACACTTAGACTCTTCTTCCATGATTGTTTTGTTCAG GGTTGTGATGCTTCTGTTATGTTAGCTTCAAGAAACAGCACTTCAGAGAAAGATAATCCTATCAATCTTTCATTAGCTGGTGATGGATTTGACACTGTGATCAAAGCCAAAGCTGCAGTTGACAGTGTTCCTGGCTGTCAAAACAAGGTTTCATGTGCTGACATTTTGGCATTGGCAACTAGAGATGTCATAGCATTG ACAGGAGGACCATCTTATGAAGTAGAGTTGGGAAGACTAGATGGAAGAATCTCTACAAAAGCAAGTGTGACAAACCATCTACCTCATCCTGAATATAAACTAGCAAAGCTAACAAAAATGTTTGCTTCACATGGCCTCACCCTTACTGATCTAATTGCTCTATCAG GAGCACATACTATTGGATTCTCTCACTGCAGCCAGTTTTCCAAAAGAATTTACAACTTCAGAAGTGGGAAGATAATTGATCCATCACTTAATCCATCATATGCAAAACAGCTTCAACAAGTGTGTCCAAAAGATGTGGACCCCAGATTAGCCATTGACTTGGACCCTACTACACCTAGAACATTTGATAATCAGTATTACAAGAATCTTCAGAAAGGAATAGGACTACTCTCTTCTGATCAATCTTTGTTTACTCATAAAAGTTCAAAAAGCCTAGTGAACTTGTTTGCATCCAACAACACAGCCTTCGAAAAATCTTTTGTCATTGCTATAACAAAGCTCGGCCGAATCGGGGTCAAAACTGCAAGCCAAGGCGAAATCAGGCACAATTGTGCGATGATTAACTGA
- the LOC101514586 gene encoding plasma membrane ATPase 4 translates to MGGISLEEIKNESVDLERIPIEEVFEQLKCSRQGLTSEEGANRLQVFGPNKLEEKKESKFLKFLGFMWNPLSWVMEAAAIMAIALANGSGRPPDWQDFVGIIALLVINSTISFIEENNAGNAAAALMAGLAPKTKVLRDSRWSEQDAAILVPGDIISIKLGDIIPADARLLEGDPLSVDQSALTGESLPVTKSSSDEVFSGSTVKKGEIEAVVIATGVHTFFGKAAHLVDSTNQVGHFQKVLTAIGNFCICSIAIGILIELIVMYPIQHRKYRDGIDNLLVLLIGGIPIAMPTVLSVTMAIGSHRLSQQGAITKRMTAIEEMAGMDVLCSDKTGTLTLNKLSVDRNLIEVFAKGIEKEYVILLAARASRTENQDAIDAAIVGMLADPKEARAGIREVHFLPFNPVDKRTALTYIDSEGKWHRASKGAPEQIINLCNCKEDVRKKVHSVIDKFAERGLRSLGVARQEVPEKSKESPGGPWQFVGLLPLFDPPRHDSAETIRRALNLGVNVKMITGDQLAIGKETGRRLGMGTNMYPSSALLGQDKDASISALPVDELIEKADGFAGVFPEHKYEIVKRLQEKKHICGMTGDGVNDAPALKKADIGIAVADATDAARSASDIVLTEPGLSVIISAVLTSRAIFQRMKNYTIYAVSITIRIVFGFLFIALIWKFDFAPFMVLIIAILNDGTIMTISKDRVKPSPLPDSWKLREIFATGVVLGSYMALMTVVFFWAMKDTNFFSNKFGVRSLRHNSEEMMAALYLQVSIISQALIFVTRSRSWSFAERPGLLLLGAFFIAQLVATFIAVYANWGFARIKGMGWGWAGVIWLYSLVTYIPLDLLKFAIRYVLSGKAWDNLLENKTAFTTKKDYGKEEREAQWAAAQRTLHGLQPPEASNLFNEKNSYRELSEIAEQAKRRAEVARLRELHTLKGHVESVVKLKGLDIDTIQQHYTV, encoded by the exons ATGGGAGGTATCAGCCTTGAAGAGATCAAAAATGAAAGTGTCGATCTA GAACGTATTCCAATAGAAGAGGTTTTTGAGCAGCTGAAATGTTCAAGACAAGGTCTCACATCAGAGGAAGGAGCCAACAGGCTTCAAGTGTTTGGACCAAACAAATTGGAAGAGAAAAAG GAGAGCAAGTTTTTGAAGTTTTTGGGATTTATGTGGAACCCTTTGTCATGGGTTATGGAAGCTGCTGCTATAATGGCAATTGCTTTGGCAAATGGAAGTGGAAGGCCACCTGATTGGCAAGATTTTGTTGGAATCATTGCTTTGTTAGTTATCAATTCCACAATTAGTTTCATTGAAGAAAACAATGCTGGTAATGCTGCTGCTGCTCTCATGGCTGGTCTTGCTCCCAAAACCAAG GTACTAAGAGATAGTAGGTGGAGTGAACAAGATGCTGCAATTTTAGTACCAGGAGACATAATCAGCATTAAATTAGGAGATATCATTCCAGCTGATGCGCGTCTTCTTGAGGGAGATCCTTTGAGTGTTGATCAATCCGCTTTAACAGGAGAATCTCTTCCTGTGACAAAGAGTTCCTCGGACGAAGTATTTTCAGGATCGACGGTTAAGAAGGGGGAGATTGAAGCAGTTGTGATTGCTACTGGTGTCCACACTTTTTTCGGTAAAGCAGCTCATTTGGTTGATAGTACTAACCAAGTTGGACATTTTCAGAAAGTGCTTACAGCTATTGGTAACTTCTGCATTTGTTCAATTGCTATTGGAATACTCATTGAGCTAATTGTGATGTATCCAATACAACACAGAAAATATAGAGATGGAATTGACAATCTTTTGGTGCTTTTGATTGGTGGAATTCCAATTGCAATGCCAACTGTTTTGTCTGTCACTATGGCTATTGGTTCTCATAGGCTTTCACAGCAAGGTGCAATTACTAAAAGAATGACAGCTATTGAGGAAATGGCTGGAATGGATGTTCTATGCAGTGATAAAACTGGAACTCTCACTTTGAATAAGCTTAGTGTTGATAGAAACTTGATTGAAGTGTTTGCTAAAGGAATTGAGAAGGAATATGTGATTCTTCTAGCAGCTAGAGCTTCTAGGACTGAAAATCAAGATGCTATTGATGCTGCTATTGTTGGAATGCTTGCTGATCCAAAAGAG GCAAGAGCCGGTATTAGGGAGGTTCATTTTCTTCCATTCAATCCTGTTGACAAGAGGACTGCTTTAACCTATATTGATTCTGAAGGAAAATGGCATCGAGCTAGCAAAGGTGCTCCTGAGCAG ATAATAAACCTTTGTAACTGCAAAGAAGATGTAAGGAAAAAGGTTCATTCAGTGATTGATAAGTTTGCAGAGCGTGGACTTCGGTCTTTAGGTGTTGCAAGACAG GAAGTACCTGAGAAATCAAAAGAAAGTCCTGGTGGACCGTGGCAATTTGTTGGTCTTCTACCACTGTTTGATCCTCCTAGGCATGACAGTGCTGAAACAATTAGAAGAGCTCTTAACCTTGGTGTCAATGTTAAGATGATTACTG GGGATCAGCTTGCCATTGGAAAGGAAACAGGAAGAAGGCTTGGAATGGGAACAAATATGTATCCATCATCTGCATTGCTTGGTCAGGACAAGGATGCTTCTATTTCGGCTCTTCCGGTTGACGAGTTGATTGAGAAGGCTGACGGATTTGCAGGAGTATTTCCTG AGCACAAATATGAAATTGTCAAGAGGCTGCAAGAGAAGAAGCATATATGTGGAATGACAGGAGATGGTGTAAACGATGCGCCTGCGTTAAAGAAAGCAGATATTGGAATTGCTGTTGCTGACGCTACAGATGCAGCTAGAAGTGCTTCTGATATTGTCCTCACTGAACCCGGTCTCAGTGTCATTATCAGTGCTGTTCTCACTAGCAGGGCAATTTTCCAGAGGATGAAAAATTATACT ATTTATGCCGTGTCAATCACCATTCGTATTGTG TTTGGTTTCTTGTTTATCGCGTTGATCTGGAAGTTTGATTTTGCGCCGTTCATGGTTTTGATTATTGCCATACTAAATGATG GTACCATAATGACAATATCAAAGGATAGAGTTAAACCATCTCCACTACCTGACAGTTGGAAACTGAGGGAGATATTTGCTACTGGTGTTGTTCTAGGAAGTTACATGGCACTAATGACAGTAGTATTTTTCTGGGCAATGAAAGATACCAACTTCTTCTcg AACAAGTTTGGTGTGAGGTCTTTGAGACATAACTCTGAAGAAATGATGGCAGCCTTATACCTACAAGTCAGTATAATAAGCCAAGCACTAATTTTTGTAACTAGGTCCCGCAGTTGGTCTTTCGCCGAAAGACCTGGTCTTCTCCTCCTAGGAGCTTTTTTCATTGCTCAACTG GTTGCAACTTTTATAGCAGTGTATGCTAATTGGGGCTTTGCAAGAATAAAAGGAATGGGATGGGGTTGGGCTGGTGTAATTTGGCTGTACAGTTTGGTAACCTATATCCCTCTTGATTTACTCAAATTTGCTATCCGCTATGTTCTGAGTGGCAAAGCTTGGGACAATCTTTTGGAAAACAAG ACTGCTTTCACTACAAAGAAAGACTATGGCAAAGAAGAGAGAGAAGCACAATGGGCAGCTGCACAGAGAACACTTCATGGTCTTCAGCCTCCAGAAGCCTCCAACCTTTTCAATGAGAAGAATAGCTATAGGGAACTTTCGGAGATTGCGGAGCAAGCCAAGAGACGCGCTGAAGTTGCAAG GCTTAGGGAGCTTCACACTCTGAAGGGACATGTGGAGTCAGTGGTGAAGCTGAAGGGACTTGACATTGATACAATTCAGCAGCACTATACAGTTTAA